From the genome of Acropora palmata chromosome 4, jaAcrPala1.3, whole genome shotgun sequence, one region includes:
- the LOC141878467 gene encoding uncharacterized protein LOC141878467, translated as MTKTGLAFSGGGIRSAAFSSGVLRRLLQRNTKIDYLSCVSGGGYTGSAYVDWKYRNNNVDDPKWHQEFFEHMRKQSGLMCNWQIPLQGVVDTLVILLLIFFVCVLMPLILWGAYVFPVAYAIDLLFGNLLRAQFHCPQPLTTSLPLNKTTGNATLIAPQGIRQPRCQVEKGTRAYNRLVLFSLLASMFVLFYILAKKLSKYRYILYLTSSIFGLLLGFTFIPYCIQFFYQDTPVWAQLLVLVFSLAVWIFFPVLRRRSSFVVVVYLYSYFVYWRVFKDYIFGVKYSDYLFFRLMFAFGFVLWIVPALGALQQRLVYLFNRWRLQRAFYTHKSVGKWGCQGIGFEDIFLTTCKGASHTNHERLRNDESGPLTLGDLGPDMKPQYISNVVVNEWSLDEDEKQIYELLVMSPAVIERLDRPEGQVQFESRLEPKDVELSAAMATSAAAVARNMGAYENSAVGFKQLQVVLGLGMGSSLVSDAETLHKMTWHWEILPVVVEIARVLPLVTFPLVYFLKGEKSDDEMWVAIGVLLFFMMLGVLIFISILRTGNENPGTMEILTRWFVVHVPMVRYMRQMLSVTNRGPSPPPILLLSDGGHIENLAILPLLKKRLPKIVVADGGLKTDDSDWGKDLLYAFSLAREKLHCSFIGLDGRDVMEDIKEKFVNTPEGFKTRSYRCKVHYYDKKSNFEEGRKVGEGEILLLAPRHPNKGIRKQECVTWKEALRDIDVDLEAGQWGTGPQQDAEEVGSLTFCCCDCCHGSSFPGLSERLCGVFPRHSTANQFFTPRMFRAYHCEGYNACLEAEAAEFLKQDFDMTSQTYDTNEML; from the exons TCCTACAGCGCAACACCAAGATCGACTACCTGAGCTGTGTATCAGGGGGTGGTTACACAGGCTCAGCTTACGTAGACTGGAAATACCGGAATAACAATGTTGATGACCCCAAGTGGCACCAGGAATTCTTCGAGCATATGAGAAAACAGTCTGGGTTGATGTGTAACTGGCAGATACCTCTTCAAGGGGTGGTTGACACGCTGGTAATCTTGTTActgatttttttcgtttgtgtcCTAATGCCTTTGATATTGTGGGGTGCTTACGTTTTTCCGGTTGCTTATGCCATTGATTTACTCTTTGGAAATTTACTGCGAGCTCAATTTCACTGCCCCCAACCGCTTACTACATCGCTTCCTCTCAACAAGACCACTGGAAATGCTACCCTTATCGCCCCCCAGGGAATACGGCAGCCACGCTGCCAGGTGGAAAAAGGAACCAGAGCTTACAACCGTCTTGTCTTGTTTTCCCTCTTGGCGAGTATGTTTGTTCTTTTCTACATATTAGCAAAGAAGTTGTCAAAGTACCGCTATATCCTTTATTTGACGTCGAGTATCTTCGGTTTGTTGCTTGGTTTCACTTTTATACCCTACTGCATCCAGTTCTTTTACCAAGACACTCCAGTCTGGGCACAGCTCCTCGTCCTTGTTTTTAGTTTAGCCGTCTGGATCTTCTTTCCTGTTCTCAGACGTAGGTCTTCTTTTGTTGTGGTGGTTTACTTGTATTCTTACTTCGTGTACTGGAGGGTCTTCAAAGATTACATCTTTGGTGTGAAGTATTCTGATTACTTATTCTTTCGTCTTATGTTTGCGTTTGGTTTTGTATTGTGGATTGTACCTGCCTTAGGAGCTCTTCAACAAAGGCTTGTTTACTTGTTCAACAG GTGGCGCCTTCAGAGGGCATTTTACACGCATAAGAGCGTGGGTAAGTGGGGTTGCCAAGGGATTGGCTTCGAAGATATATTCTTGACAACGTGTAAAGGTGCATCACACACAAATCACGAACGGCTGAGAAATGATGAATCAGGCCCACTCACTCTGGGAGATCTGGGGCCCGATATGAAACCTCAGTACATTTCCAACGTGGTCGTCAACGAATGGTCCCTTGACGAAGACGAAAAGCAGATATACGAACTCCTTGTCATGTCACCGGCCGTTATCGAGCGCCTTGATCGTCCTGAAGGTCAAGTTCAGTTTGAGAGCAGACTGGAACCAAAAGACGTCGAGCTGTCTGCTGCCATGGCAACATCAGCAGCTGCAGTCGCACGCAACATGGGAGCTTATGAAAATTCAGCGGTGGGATTTAAGCAGTTACAAGTTGTGTTAGGATTGGGAATGGGTTCTTCCTTGGTTTCTGATGCCGAAACTCTACACAAAATGACTTGGCATTGGGAG ATTCTACCAGTTGTCGTCGAGATTGCCCGTGTCCTTCCCTTGGTTACCTTTCCTCTTGTGTATTTCTTGAAAGGCGAGAAGAGTGATGACGAAATGTGGGTGGCTATCGGAGTGCTGTTGTTCTTCATGATGCTGGGagtattaatatttatttctatCTTGAGGACTGGGAATGAAAATCCAGGAACCATGGAGATACTAACGAG atgGTTTGTTGTTCATGTGCCCATGGTGCGGTATATGAGGCAGATGCTTTCTGTTACCAATCGCGGTCCCTCTCCTCCCCCCATTTTACTTCTTAGCGACGGCGGTCATATTGAAAATCTTGCCATCCTTCCTCTGTTGAAAAAACGCCTACCAAAGATTGTGGTAGCTGACGGTGGCCTCAAAACAGACGACAGCGACTGGGGCAAAGATCTTCTTTATGCGTTTTCATTGGCTCGTGAGAAACTTCATTGTTCGTTTATTGGACTCGACGGTCGTGATGTTATGGAGGACATAAAGGAGAAGTTTGTCAACACACCTGAAGGTTTTAAAACCAGAAGTTATAG ATGTAAGGTGCACTATTACGACAAGAAGTCTAATTTCGAAGAAGGAAGGAAAGTTGGCGAAGGCGAAATCCTCCTGCTCGCTCCAAGGCACCCTAACAAAGGCATCAGGAAACAAGAATGCGTGACATGGAAAGAGGCATTGCGTGACATCGACGTTGATCTTGAAGCTGGACAGTGGGGCACAGGCCCGCAGCAGGACGCGGAAGAAGTGGGAAGTCTGACGTTTTGTTGCTGCGATTGTTGTCACGGTAGTTCCTTTCCGGGCCTATCAGAGCGTCTGTGTGGAGTTTTCCCGCGTCACAGCACGGCGAATCAATTCTTCACTCCGCGCATGTTCAGAGCTTACCATTGCGAAGGCTACAACGCGTGCTTGGAAGCCGAGGCCGctgaatttttaaaacaagattTTGATATGACAAGTCAGACTTACGACACTAATGAAATGCTGTGA